The Musa acuminata AAA Group cultivar baxijiao chromosome BXJ1-8, Cavendish_Baxijiao_AAA, whole genome shotgun sequence genomic sequence TTGCAAGCAATGAGATTGCTGTTCATGCTCCCAACTAATACTATAAATCTACGCCACAAATCTATTCATGCACATCACGGCTAAAAGCTTTGACAAATTACATATAACATGTTTGAGTCGATCATCCACAACCAACTCTGGACTAGTTTCACATAAGCTTCACTAAAGATAACGAGGTTCAACAATGGTTCAGAAGAACGACAAATTACATATAATCTGTTCGAGTCGATCAACCACAACCAACTGTGGACTAGTTTCACATAAGCTTCACTAAAGATTATGAGGTTCAACAATGGTTCAGACGAACAAGTTTCAGGTTTCACATCTGCATGTGAGACATATGGGTAAAGTGTAAGCTGAGTTTGGCTCGATATGAATGTACACAGCAGTGAATAGCAGCAATTTGTAACAGTTTCCATTGTGGAAGTTGAGATCTAAAAGACAGTTTCAAAGATAAAAAAGTACTACAAATTGCTATACCATGAATAAAAGAATAATCAACGAGCTATCTATAAGCAAGTGGAACTGTGTTTCTCTGAGACTATTGTGTCCAAAAATGTGGGAATAACAACAATCTGGTGGAGCATCTAAGAAGATTCAGATGGTAGCAGATGCTCCCTGGAAGAAATTTCTTGAGCATGTACTAGGCTGTACAGATTGTGAGGCATGACAAACAAATACAGTGTCATAATATTGCTTTCATTTCTATGCTTAATTCTTATAAATTATAGAAGAATAAGACTCCCAATTAGCTTTGGACACATAAACCTGCAGGAAGACCAAATAGATGGTTTAGTTTCAGTTATGCAGGCTTACAAGGCTACATACTCATCCAAGAAACAGCCATTAAATCAAAGAACCAATACAAGAGGGATATAAGTATTAAAGGGTCCCATGGATATCATGaaccataaaaagaaaaaagaaaaaaaaacccttAAGAAAAAGCTCTCAGTTCATGCATTCTAAAGTCCAAGGCATCAAATGTCCATATTTTTGTAGCCACAATATTACCATATCAAACTGGGTTACACAATTTTACAGCACAATAGTAAGCACTGGTCTTTTTTATTCAGAATGTGAACAATGACCGTATCTGAGAGTACTTAAAAGTGTCATGGATGGAACAAGCAACCCAACTGATGGTACAAATCTTTGTGATAGAGTTCAATAGTTTTTCAATCATCTTTCTGATGTAAAACACGAGGTAGACTATTACCATTCAGCACAGCATGATAGATTCGTTTCTCAGCAAGCCCGATATCTGAAAGTGTTAGATTACCCTGCGGAAAACCAACCGGCGATTGGATATTACCGAAATGAAATTTTAGAACAGAccaaaagtcaatctatgaaataTCATCTACAAATTCATATTGTCACTACTTCTGACCATGGAAATAAGATTAGTTCAGCAATGGACACTTATAAAATGGATGTTTAGCATAAACAAGGACAAAACCACTGCAGTCAACAAAGAAACAAACCCAAAATAGTataataatatatcttttttcataaaccaaaatatcagattattgcaAAATAATCTAAACCAAATCATATATCCCATGTGAGAAAGGCATGGGCTGCAATATTCCTAACTGAATCCAATGTTTTAACAAATGCTAAAGTAAAGATGCATGATAGCTGACAAATATGTGGATTTCAAGTGGGTTAAACACAAAGTAGATGAAAAATATTGTAGGTCCAACAGACCTACTTATCAAGTAACAGCTTCAAAAGATCATGGACCCCGAGCCACCTACTGTTGAGTCCCATCATTTGGTTTGGTGATAGAGGCAGTTATATATTAGCATTGTCTCGACAGTTTATTTTGCTCATTTCTTAGAGTATCGATGCCTAATCCAACCTATGGGGAACTCGGATCAAAAATAGAATTGAATTCAAGGGTGCATGGGCTGTGAGAAACTCGGATCCCTTCTTGGAACCAGGGACAGGACCATCCAAGTCTTTACCAGCAATGTTTCATTCACATATCGACCGCTGATAAGCAATACAAATAATATGAAAAGCAGATTTAACGAGCTATAAGATTTGATGTCATAGCAGACTGAAAAGGTTGTGGAATGGAATCGAGTAACTAAGAACAAGAACACAGCTCTAGGAAAATCATTCATCGCAAGCCTCCTAATCTATTATATGTTTGAATTGGCCTACGTTCAGGCTTGATGATAAGATCTGGAACTAACACAAACTCAGTCATAAACTATTAATTGGGAAGACCTCAACTTCCATATTAACGATGCTGTAAATCTTCAACAAGATCAAACCAAATtaagattgaaaaaaaaaaatacaagtgtACCTCGGTAGCCATTAATTTCCTAACATTGTTAGCATAGAGTTTGGGATCCTCCTTTTCTTGCTCAGAAGGGTAGTAAACAGGCAGCCAGATGACCTCAATGTGATTCACAAACTGACAAAGAAGCAAGAAAACATGGCGTACCtacaaattttcaagaaaaaagggCATTAGAAATAAAAGATAACTTAAGAGAGTTAAAAGGGAGTATGCGAGATCTGAAATATAAGACTAATTTATGGTTATGGTAAATTCTTGTCTTCGCCCTTTGTAATGATGCAAGATCTTGTATCCATTAATAATATTTACAAGAGAGAAGGGCCTAAAAATAAAATTTCGGTGGCTTAGCATGAGATTGAATACTAGAAGATAGTGCATTTGGCTACTAGTTCCAGAGATATGGGAGCAAGGTAGTGTAAGAACAAATTTTCAGGAAACAAGAACACATGATTGAAGATCAGGGTAAAGTGATAAGTCAGGTCACTATCTTCCATCAAGCAGTGTTACCTAGCCACCGACATAGGAATATGTACAGATATATCCAAGTATCCAACTCAGCAAGCccaaacaaataaggttacatttattgaaaaaaaaataaaaaatataatatgtgcATATAAAATACGTTATCTACAaataaataacaatacaataATCTGTTAAAGATACCATGATTGATTAGTTTTAGGAATCACTATATAGACATTAACAAAGAAGATATTATATTTCTGTTAGACTATTAACCTGATAAATCAGTTGGTATTTGTCTGTTATGATAAGctatcttaaatagcagtagaatTTAAAAAGTCACTTGAGTTTCATAGAGTCATCCCAAGTTTGAGCAAGTCAAAGTCCAGTCTTGGAAGACAAAGTACCTAAACACGTGAGTCCAGACAATATTGGTACCAATTAATTCACTAATCAACATGTTATAAAACTTGGAGTTCTGGTCTATTTCATTCTTATTCTGAGTGATAATGCAAAAGAATTTCTGAAAAATTTTAtaactcaaaacatatatcaagtatcgATTAATTGGATAaacttatgtaaaatttgaaaagtaAAATGTTATACTTAATATATAAATGGCTCATGATTTCTTACCCCTGATATGGAATCCCATGCTGGACTGAATCTGCAGTAAGGATATCTTAGAATAACTGGAAGGACTGGCACTTTTGCTAGAAAGGCACCAGACTTAAATGGAAGAAGATAATCACCATTCGTTGTTGTTCCCTCTGGGACCAAGAGGAAAAATACTATGACATCAAATATTTTACTGGATTAAGTAAAACTCAAATGAATCTGAAAATACATCATCTTTACATAATAAACTTTTGAGGCTTCGAGCAATAGAATTTGTTACAATCATATTGTAGAGAAGCAACCTAACCATGGTCATTTAGATCTACCTATCAGTGGTCTATCTGGTAGGGAAAAATACAATTTTTAAGCATTATTAAAGAGATTGGATTTGGCTGGATGGGACCCACAGTGCCAATCTTTTACCCCtattccattcttttttcttgatctttttttTAGTTTGACTTTATAATCAACTTGGCCAGAAAATTTTGATCCCACTGTTGACTATATGTAaacaaaacaaaatccccaaactCTTACTACAAAAATGTGCATATTTAGCCTtgcaatttttcttattttttcataCAATTACAAATTGGTATTCCAGGATGATGAGGCAAGGGGCCATAGCTTACAATTTAGAGAATTGTGGTGAATTTCAAGGGGGAAAACTTTGAAAAAAAATCAAGTCAACGTTTACTGCCCCAGTCACTGCTGTCAGAAAACTCTCAAATCTCAATTGATAATCAAGACTTCAAGCTAAATAGACATAAATTTAAtaacaaattaattttttattaatataatatttcactccttgaatcgaGGATGAAACATTCATATCTTTGATAACAAAGAAACAAGACCAACATAAAAGCTTGTACCTTGAAGCAAAACAGCAGTATGGCGAACCAAAAACTTGGGCATGGCTGACACCGTTGAAGAGAAAAGCAACCGTAGTCAAGCCATGTCCATAATATTCTGGAAAGTTGTGTAGAAGTTGCAAGAATTTCAAGAGAGAAGATCTTTGGAGTATGAGTACATGGAGGTGATTGTAGTTTAATTAAGAGGCCTTTTTAATGAATCAAAGTCAAGGAGACCAAATGATCATTGGGATCATGTGATTTTTATTGGCTGTTTGCTACGTAGAGATTGAACCTCAGGCCAAACAATGATTCAGGTTCACCACAAGGACAAGTGGATTTAGGAGTGGGTCAAGTTGTTATGGAGTGGTCGCGATTCGCACCTTGAACTAGACACATGAGGGCCTATACTGGCTGACCTTAGACAATTTTGGATGGATTTTATGTTTTCTAGTGACTTTTGGCtagtttttcttattattttaccTTGACTAATCTATGGTGTTTGGGAGTCTTATTCTGGGTTATGCTAATGCTAGAGTCTTATTATATCCTTAAATTATTAAGAGGTATACTTTTAAGCCTTTGTGGATTGACAAGGTTATCTTAGAACGAAACTGTTCTCTCATAAGAAGTTATGGAACTCTTAGTAATcctataaatatatgatattatcaACCTTACAGGATATGCATGATATTGGACATCTTTTTTATGCAATAAAATAGTTGTAGATTAGGAGTATATTTTGCTCCTCTTGTTCTTCTTTGGAAAGCTGGTTCTCATTGTTTTGAAGAATATCTCAATCAGAGTCACATCAAAGTTGTGAGCAAATACAAGAGTTAAGATTGGCATCTAGTACAAAGTTTTAAGGGATCTGATGAATGGAAACACCATCGTGCATAGTTTATAAGGGTCCTAAATACAGTAACATGAAAAGATGAGATGAAGTTTTTAGAGGTTGTCAGTCTAAGACGTGATTTAGAAAAGGagtgttctttcttttttttcatatttagctAAGAAAAATTAGGAAGATGACAAGAAGAATAGGAGAAGAAAGAGACACAAGCAGAACATAACCAACCATCACAAAATACTTTCCAACAAACTATGAAAATAAATCAATAGTACCACAAGGTGCAAACAATTAATATGTTTATTCAAAAACTAAATATAAGTTGGTACATAATGTGGAATTTCCATTATCTGTGGATAATTCATGAACTTCTCACAATTTTAGTGAATTCTcttattattatcaaaatccacTGCGTAGATGAGGAGTTTGGATTTTTGGACATGGCAGTTATCTCTTCCAAGGATAAAAATACCACCTATTCCAGTCTGGTCCGACAACCAACAGAACATAGACCAGACAATTTCGCATAGTAAGCCTGTATTCACTTTTTAAATAAAAAGAATTGTCAAACAAttgtttcctctctctctctctctctctctctctctctctccccctcccccctTGTTGCTGTTGCCTTCTCCTCTCTATAGCATCACTgcctacctcctcttcctccgccaCCTCCTGTTCCACATCACCTGCCTCCTCAATTTCTCTTCCACTTCATCCTCCCTCACATTCTCCCCTCCTCTACcaactctccctcctcccctccattgtcttctctttctcttcctcctacgGATAAACTTGTACGGATCGGCACAGGGATGTACCAACATAGTGGAGACTGGAGATTACATTattccatttttatttttaaataattcccCAGGATTTAGCAACTTTAGGATCAGCTTTTCAACTATGTGACTACACTACATTAAATTTTATCATGATAGCTAATTATTGAAAAGAGAACACATACTACAACAATAATTGAACTTCTCATTAtacaaataatttatttttactttatTTAAATCAGCATGCCCTCCAGCCCTTATTTGTTATATTCTTGTCATTCAACAGCTACTCAGCTATCAAGGACCTCTCAAGGTAATAAACATGGTTTTGCAGAAAATAAGACCATGGTTCTATTTGTGCATCAGCTACACCAAAATATAGACTCAACTAAAATCATTAGctattttttcttctcttgtgCCAAACCTAATCCACTTAAACCATGATCTATTATAGATATGGAAAGTAAAGGAGATCTTAAATTATCTAAATAACTTCTACCATGATACCACTTGAATGATGCAAAatcatatgttgatatcttagttCTGAAATTTCATGGTGGATACATTTCAAACAATAACAAAGATTAATGTTGGAACTTGCACTTTTCAGTTTAAAGTTCACTTTTGTTAAAGAGCAATATTTGTTTGCTTCTTCCCTTCTAGTTTGTTGATATAAGGACCTAACTTAGATTTGGAATATAATTTACTTATTAGGTTGCATATACCAGTATTTTCCAAATGTTTTGTGGCTCTCTTTCTGTGTATAGGATCTGATATTTGTTAGATAGATCATGGATTTAACTGACACAACCTTATAACAAATATCATCCGAACTTTCCACAATGCACCGATCACTGACAATTTATTTTCCAAGATTTAAGAAATTAAACATGTAGAATCCAAAAGAGTGCCTCAATTGTATCAATATCCATGTTTTCAGATTTTTCTACAAAGTGATACATCTCCACATTTCTTGCTTCTAATACAGCATATAATTGCTTACCTCTCAACAAAATTTCTATGTCACCATTCATTAATCAGATTTCTATGTATATCTTTTTCTTGCGTGCAAAAATCCATATCCTGTGTTTCAATTGTTTATTGACTTTCCACCAAATCCTTGCTTTTGTTAtgccaaatcttctttttctattTCCTTTTTTTGAAATTATTCCCACATAAGAAATTATTAGCATCAACCTCTGGTCTTGGACTAACTTTTTTACTAGCACTGCGATAAAGAAGTGCAAAAACCCTTATTTAATTTCCACCACATCTTATTTTGTGCAATCTCCAAGTCTACACTCTTCGAGGCATAGGGTGGTGAAGAGGCCACACATCACCTTCAGCTAATAACCTAGCCCTATAGTGTAATTAATAGAGATTTCCGTCCAGTAATAACATTTTGCCTAGGCTATCATCTACCTAATTGCAACCCAACCCTTTTCAGACTTCGCATTGACAATGAAAGGAATTTAACAATCCACAAGgctataaatttattaaaatggtaaatgagaaaaaaaatcagcAGTGCATGTTGACCTGGAAAGAGCAACATCATTGGGCAAAGCTTATTTTCATGGGCCTCTTGGATTCTTTCTGTCACCACACCTGAATGGATGAAAAATAATTGAAGTGATGCAAAAAGAATGCATAATAGTGGAGGACAAATGCAGCAAACAGAATTTACTGCTAATTATACTGCCACAGATGGCAGAAACAAAAGTTTATAGCCAATTGCCAAAGAAGTGAAAATCAATCTTTGTTTGTTTACAGACACCATTACCGGTTGGTACATACCAGTTTGATCAGGAACCAATACAATACCCCGGTATGAGATTGCAACCCTTGGTGTTAGATATCTTAATTGCAAAATCATTTATACTAACATGAACTTGTAAAGGGTATCAAGCCTTTGTGAATTCTAGATCATATCTTTTTCTCTATGGCAGTTTGAATCAATACAAGGATATTGGAATCGTTTGTAATTGCATCTATTAGATCATTCATGTGGGCTCTTGGTAACAAAGTATGTATTGTGGTACCAACTACCAAGTATCATCCTGCATGTTCAACAAGTTAGCTTGTTAAACACTAAACACATTTTACAGAGTAGACACAATTGCACCTATGATCATTTTGTGACTTAACTTAGATACGCCAAATGCAAATTtcacaagattaaaaaaaatagtggCAAGGATATTATTTTTATGCAGAATAAACACAGCAATGTAGAGGCCAGCCAAATAAATTCATGTTCTTTGGGTGGACATAGTCCAGTGgagcacaaaatatcttcaatagagATAACTGCCCCAGTATAAGATCTTCTCTGGCTTAAAATATTTGTAAAGAACATTCAATTTTGTGAATGTTAATGTACCTGAAACACCTTTAAAATCGGAGGATTTAGACTCTCGTTGAACATAGACACAACCAAGGCACTTGCTGCAAATTAAAGCAATAACAAAGCCATCATCGTCTAGCTTACTTATCAGGAAATTAGATgagattaaaatcacaagtacacattgtAATTTTCATGAAACAGCTGTCACAGTCTAAAGGCctatgattttaatattttttttagaaattgAATACAGGCCTTGAAGATACACACAACCAAGGCATTTGCTGCAATAAAAGCAATAGCAAAGCCATCATCTAGCTGGCTCATCAGGAAATTAGatgaaattgaaatcacaaatccacattgtaattttcaagaaactgTACTACAGTCTAAAGACCTATGATTTTATCCATTTTTCAGAAATTGAAAGATAAATAGCAGAATCCATATCAGGGCTTTTAGAGCTTATGAAATATAATAAGATGACCTCAAACTTtgttaaaatgtctaaataatATTTGTTAGGGTGCCTCATTTAAAAGAATATTTTCATATTGTTGATCCTAAAGGTGAACTTTGATCTAATTaactaattaaaaatttaattgatCTAAAAATAACTTCTGTAATTCAACATTGAGGAGCACCTTTTAAATTAATTCCAGATATAATTCAACTATCTGTCTCATACAACAACTCCAAAAAGAGGCTCACCATGACATATGTGGCCAG encodes the following:
- the LOC135588557 gene encoding lysophospholipid acyltransferase LPEAT1-like isoform X1, translating into MVMVSAMASELNSLTGANGTREDTVSVSPERGATLKDEQPLLKSDPPAASPTAESIEELERKYAPYVRRDAYGTMGRGEIPATEKVMLGIAAVTLVPIRLVLGMLILMIYYLICRICTLFSAPHEEDGQEDYAHMGGWRREVVVRCGRFCSRAMLFTFGFYWIKETHRSIGNEDGCRDQADESERPGAVVSNHISYVDILYHMSSSFPSFVAKRSVAKLPLVGLISKCLGCVYVQRESKSSDFKGVSGVVTERIQEAHENKLCPMMLLFPEGTTTNGDYLLPFKSGAFLAKVPVLPVILRYPYCRFSPAWDSISGVRHVFLLLCQFVNHIEVIWLPVYYPSEQEKEDPKLYANNVRKLMATEGNLTLSDIGLAEKRIYHAVLNDVKPETCSSEPLLNLIIFSEAYVKLVHSWLWLIDSNRLYVICRSSEPLLNLVIFSEAYVKLVQSWLWMIDSNMLYVICQSF